Proteins from a genomic interval of Kribbella aluminosa:
- a CDS encoding flavin reductase family protein has translation MSIHGDHPFLPPESERSPVRRFRGRLPSPVGLWTTAYEGKRAGLTVSSMLVADGEPGYVIGLLDPDSDLWETLREARTAVVSLLGEPHRQLADAFGYVAPAPGGPFRLIDWTDTAWGPAPVGVSTWAGCTLVDPDPPEVGWGLQVQLEIAHVDFAADDVPALTHHRGRYLTLP, from the coding sequence GTGAGTATTCACGGCGACCACCCCTTCCTGCCGCCCGAGTCGGAGCGGAGTCCGGTACGGCGGTTCCGCGGGCGGCTGCCGTCGCCGGTCGGGCTGTGGACGACGGCGTACGAGGGGAAACGGGCCGGGCTCACGGTGTCGTCGATGCTGGTCGCGGACGGTGAGCCCGGGTACGTGATCGGGCTGCTGGACCCGGACTCGGACCTCTGGGAGACGTTGCGCGAGGCAAGGACGGCGGTGGTGTCGCTGCTCGGCGAACCGCATCGGCAGCTGGCCGACGCCTTCGGGTACGTCGCGCCGGCGCCAGGCGGGCCGTTCAGGCTGATCGACTGGACGGACACCGCCTGGGGCCCGGCGCCGGTCGGTGTCAGTACCTGGGCCGGCTGCACACTCGTCGACCCGGACCCGCCGGAGGTCGGCTGGGGCCTGCAGGTGCAGCTCGAGATCGCACACGTCGACTTCGCCGCGGACGACGTACCCGCCTTGACCCACCACCGAGGCCGCTACCTCACCCTCCCCTGA
- a CDS encoding serine hydrolase: MSDAPDPRTLREVLAYYDGWLKYNQHYQRIPGVQVAVYAEDRVVFSGAYGHADVENDVPLTDQHLFRIASHSKTFTGTAVLQLVEQGRLRLDDRASQHVTEIVGTPIGERTVRELLAHAGGITRDSQDADWWQLAKSFPDRDELLDVLRDAASAVLPENERFKYSNIGYGLLGLVVEAVSGMSYNAFVQTSIVDKLGLSDLGPELDPARLAEYAAGYSALVYADTRVPIEHVDTRALAAATGFFGNARDLVTYFSAHLPGDDRLLTDKSKREMQHPLWVTGSDEKGRYGLGMGISKVGDRDVFGHGGGYPGHITRSLFDPERRLAVSVLTNAIDGPAVQLAEGLLRLIDLAESKERGHATGLDRFTGRYANIWGVVDIAVLGGRLYATDPAAPNPADAPVPLEAEGDTLRVTGGHDGSYGESYRFTFDADGAVETVRGSSGVSLSPIDRFTLPERVTVAR; the protein is encoded by the coding sequence ATGTCTGATGCGCCAGATCCCAGAACCCTTCGTGAAGTCCTCGCCTACTACGACGGCTGGCTGAAGTACAACCAGCACTACCAACGGATCCCCGGCGTCCAGGTCGCGGTGTACGCCGAGGACCGCGTGGTGTTCTCCGGCGCGTACGGCCACGCCGACGTGGAGAACGACGTACCGCTGACCGACCAGCACCTGTTCCGGATCGCGTCGCACTCGAAGACGTTCACCGGGACCGCCGTCCTCCAGCTGGTCGAGCAGGGCCGGCTGCGGCTGGACGACAGGGCGTCGCAGCACGTCACCGAGATCGTCGGTACGCCGATCGGTGAGCGGACCGTCCGCGAACTGCTCGCCCACGCCGGCGGCATCACCCGGGACAGCCAGGACGCCGACTGGTGGCAGCTGGCCAAGTCGTTCCCGGACCGCGACGAGCTCCTCGACGTACTGCGGGACGCGGCCTCGGCGGTGCTCCCGGAGAACGAGCGCTTCAAGTACTCGAACATCGGGTACGGCCTGCTCGGGCTCGTCGTCGAGGCGGTCAGCGGGATGTCGTACAACGCGTTCGTCCAGACGTCGATCGTGGACAAGCTCGGGCTGTCCGACCTCGGTCCGGAGCTGGACCCGGCGCGGCTGGCGGAGTACGCCGCCGGCTACAGCGCGCTGGTGTACGCCGACACGCGGGTGCCGATCGAGCACGTCGACACCCGGGCGCTGGCCGCGGCGACCGGGTTCTTCGGCAACGCGCGCGACCTGGTGACGTACTTCTCCGCGCACCTGCCCGGCGACGACCGGCTGTTGACGGACAAGTCGAAGCGCGAGATGCAGCACCCGCTGTGGGTGACCGGCTCCGACGAGAAGGGCCGGTACGGCCTGGGCATGGGGATCTCGAAGGTCGGCGACCGGGACGTCTTCGGGCACGGCGGCGGGTATCCGGGCCACATCACGCGGAGCCTGTTCGACCCCGAGCGGCGCCTGGCCGTGTCGGTGCTGACCAACGCGATCGACGGGCCCGCGGTGCAACTGGCCGAAGGCCTCCTGCGGCTGATCGACCTCGCCGAGTCGAAGGAGCGGGGCCACGCGACCGGCCTCGACCGGTTCACCGGCCGTTATGCGAACATCTGGGGCGTCGTCGACATCGCCGTGCTCGGCGGCCGCCTGTACGCGACCGATCCGGCCGCGCCGAACCCCGCCGACGCGCCGGTGCCGCTCGAGGCCGAAGGCGACACGTTGCGGGTCACCGGCGGCCACGACGGCTCGTACGGCGAGTCGTACCGGTTCACGTTCGACGCCGACGGCGCGGTCGAGACGGTCCGCGGCTCCAGCGGCGTGAGCCTGTCCCCGATCGACCGCTTCACCCTGCCGGAGCGCGTTACCGTGGCCCGGTGA
- the paaN gene encoding phenylacetic acid degradation protein PaaN, with product MTTDLLSSHRERLDGALKAIHDRGYHSAFPESPSPRVYGETAAADGKTAFEAQLGTAYPLDIPGARGTVVTEQSPYGIAMDVAYPRVVEDGLDELLAAAQQGLADWRRAGIDGRTGVTLEILDRLHQRIFELANAVQHTSGQAFVMAFQAGGAHALDRALEAVAYAYEEMNRYPATATWEKPAKGDPIRMEKTFTVTGRGVALVIGCNTFPTWNSWPGLFASLVTGNAVVVKPHPLAVLPLAITVEVCREVLAEAGFDPNLVTLAAERAGDGLAKPLAQRPEVKLIDFTGGSEFGEWLEQNATQATVFTEKAGVNAVIIDSTDSFKALCNNLAFTLSLYSGQMCTTTQNLFVPAGGIETDEGRKSFEEVGAGLAAAIGKLLGDDARAVEILGGIVNQAVISRLELAGEYGDVVLESRAIQHPAYPEAVVRTPLLVAIDAADADVYGRECFGPVSFLVRTADTAQSIELLRSTVTEDGAMTAGIYSTDPKILDEARDAALDAGVALSENLTGQVFVNQSAAFSDFHGTGANPAANATYTDGAYVASRFRVIQSRRHV from the coding sequence ATGACCACGGACCTGCTCTCCTCCCACCGTGAGCGCCTCGACGGCGCGCTGAAGGCGATCCACGACCGCGGCTACCACTCCGCGTTCCCCGAGTCGCCGAGCCCGCGGGTGTACGGCGAGACCGCGGCGGCGGATGGCAAGACGGCCTTCGAGGCCCAGCTCGGTACGGCGTACCCGCTCGACATCCCCGGTGCCCGCGGCACGGTCGTCACCGAGCAGTCGCCGTACGGGATCGCCATGGACGTCGCGTACCCGAGGGTGGTCGAGGACGGTCTGGACGAGCTGCTCGCGGCCGCCCAGCAGGGGCTCGCGGACTGGCGGCGGGCCGGGATCGACGGGCGCACCGGCGTCACGCTGGAGATCCTGGACCGGCTGCACCAGCGAATCTTCGAGCTGGCGAACGCGGTCCAGCACACCAGCGGGCAGGCGTTCGTGATGGCGTTCCAGGCCGGCGGCGCGCACGCGCTGGACCGGGCGCTGGAGGCGGTCGCGTACGCGTACGAGGAGATGAACCGCTACCCGGCCACCGCGACCTGGGAGAAGCCCGCCAAGGGTGACCCGATCCGGATGGAGAAGACCTTCACGGTCACCGGCCGCGGTGTCGCGCTGGTGATCGGCTGCAACACGTTCCCGACCTGGAACTCCTGGCCCGGCCTGTTCGCCTCGCTCGTCACCGGCAACGCCGTCGTGGTGAAGCCGCACCCGCTGGCCGTGCTGCCGCTGGCGATCACGGTCGAGGTGTGCCGCGAGGTGCTCGCCGAGGCCGGCTTCGACCCGAACCTGGTCACGCTCGCCGCCGAACGCGCGGGTGACGGCCTGGCCAAGCCGCTGGCCCAGCGTCCCGAGGTGAAGCTGATCGACTTCACCGGCGGCAGCGAGTTCGGCGAATGGCTCGAGCAGAACGCCACCCAGGCGACCGTCTTCACCGAGAAGGCCGGCGTCAACGCGGTGATCATCGACTCCACCGACTCCTTCAAGGCGCTCTGCAACAACCTCGCCTTCACCCTGAGCCTGTACTCGGGCCAGATGTGCACCACCACCCAGAACCTGTTCGTCCCGGCCGGCGGTATCGAGACCGACGAGGGCCGCAAGTCCTTCGAGGAGGTCGGCGCCGGGCTCGCGGCCGCGATCGGCAAGCTCCTCGGCGACGATGCCCGCGCGGTCGAGATCCTCGGCGGCATCGTCAACCAGGCCGTGATCAGCCGCCTGGAGCTGGCCGGCGAGTACGGCGACGTGGTGCTCGAGTCCCGCGCGATCCAGCACCCGGCGTACCCGGAGGCGGTCGTCCGGACCCCGCTGCTGGTCGCGATCGACGCCGCGGACGCCGACGTGTACGGGCGGGAGTGCTTCGGACCGGTGTCGTTCCTGGTCCGGACCGCGGACACCGCGCAGTCGATCGAGCTGTTGCGGTCGACCGTGACCGAGGACGGCGCGATGACTGCCGGGATCTACTCGACCGACCCGAAGATCCTCGACGAGGCCCGGGACGCGGCCCTCGACGCGGGCGTCGCGCTGTCCGAGAACCTCACCGGCCAGGTGTTCGTGAACCAGTCCGCCGCGTTCAGTGACTTCCACGGCACCGGGGCCAATCCGGCGGCGAACGCGACGTACACCGACGGCGCTTACGTTGCGAGTCGCTTCCGCGTCATTCAATCTAGGCGTCATGTCTGA
- the paaI gene encoding hydroxyphenylacetyl-CoA thioesterase PaaI, with translation MGERMDDLAARVAAAMWAEDTASAGLGMTLVEVTEGTARLEMTVREDMVNGHGIAHGGFVFSLADSAFAFACNSRNRVTVAQACDIVFVAPAHRGDVLVAEARERTTFGRNAIYDITVTRGDDVIAEFRGRSRQLSGTILEES, from the coding sequence ATGGGCGAGCGTATGGACGACTTGGCGGCGCGGGTGGCGGCGGCGATGTGGGCGGAGGACACCGCCAGCGCCGGGCTCGGCATGACGCTGGTCGAGGTCACCGAGGGCACCGCGCGGCTCGAGATGACGGTCCGCGAGGACATGGTCAACGGGCACGGAATCGCGCATGGTGGATTCGTGTTCAGTCTGGCCGACTCGGCGTTCGCGTTCGCGTGCAACTCACGCAACCGGGTCACGGTCGCGCAGGCCTGCGACATCGTGTTCGTGGCACCGGCGCACCGCGGCGACGTCCTGGTCGCGGAGGCCCGCGAGCGGACCACGTTCGGCCGGAACGCGATCTACGACATCACGGTCACCCGCGGCGACGACGTGATCGCCGAGTTCCGCGGCCGCAGCCGGCAACTGTCCGGCACCATCCTGGAGGAGTCATGA
- the pcaF gene encoding 3-oxoadipyl-CoA thiolase, producing the protein MTREAFLVDGVRTPIGRYGGALSAVRPDDLAAHVVSSLLNRTALDPARIDDVILGCANQAGEDNRNVARMAVLLAGLPDSVPGTTINRLCGSGLDAVASAARSIIAGDNDIVVAGGVESMSRAPFVLPKATTAFARQAEVFDTTIGWRFVNPVLKAQYGIDSMPETAENVAADFGISREDQDLFALRSQQRAAKAQSNGRLAEEIVAVDVPGKRGAVTVVDADEHPRETSLEALAGLKTPFRSPGTVTAGNASGVNDGAAAVLVMSGDAVERYGATPIARVVGTAAAGVPPRIMGIGPAPATRKLLGRTGVALSEIEVIELNEAFASQSLAVLRELGLPDDADHVNPNGGAIALGHPLGMSGARLALTAALELRHRDARYALATMCIGVGQGIATLLARP; encoded by the coding sequence ATGACACGCGAGGCCTTTCTGGTCGACGGGGTCCGCACCCCGATCGGGCGGTACGGCGGTGCGCTGTCGGCGGTTCGGCCCGACGACCTGGCCGCGCACGTCGTCTCGTCGCTGCTGAACCGGACCGCGCTCGACCCGGCCCGGATCGACGACGTGATCCTCGGCTGCGCGAACCAGGCCGGCGAGGACAACCGGAACGTCGCGCGGATGGCGGTGCTGCTCGCCGGACTGCCCGACTCGGTGCCCGGTACGACGATCAACCGGCTCTGCGGGTCCGGGCTGGACGCGGTCGCGTCCGCGGCCCGGTCGATCATTGCCGGGGACAACGACATCGTGGTGGCCGGCGGCGTGGAGTCGATGTCGCGGGCGCCGTTCGTGCTGCCGAAGGCGACGACCGCGTTCGCGCGGCAGGCGGAGGTGTTCGACACCACGATCGGGTGGCGGTTCGTGAATCCGGTCCTGAAGGCGCAGTACGGGATCGACTCGATGCCGGAGACCGCGGAGAACGTGGCTGCTGACTTCGGGATCAGCCGCGAGGACCAGGATCTGTTCGCGTTGCGGTCGCAGCAGCGGGCGGCGAAGGCGCAGTCGAACGGGCGGCTGGCGGAGGAGATCGTCGCGGTCGACGTACCGGGTAAGCGCGGTGCGGTGACGGTTGTGGATGCCGACGAGCATCCGCGGGAGACGTCGCTCGAGGCTCTGGCCGGTTTGAAGACTCCGTTCCGGTCGCCCGGAACGGTTACGGCGGGGAATGCCTCGGGGGTCAACGACGGGGCGGCCGCTGTGCTTGTGATGAGTGGGGACGCTGTCGAGCGGTACGGGGCGACGCCGATCGCCCGGGTGGTGGGGACCGCTGCCGCCGGGGTGCCGCCGCGGATCATGGGGATCGGGCCGGCGCCGGCGACCCGGAAGCTGCTCGGCCGGACCGGGGTCGCGTTGTCCGAGATCGAGGTGATCGAGCTGAACGAGGCGTTCGCGTCGCAGTCGCTCGCCGTACTGCGGGAGCTCGGCCTGCCGGACGACGCCGACCACGTGAACCCGAACGGCGGCGCCATCGCCCTCGGGCATCCGCTCGGCATGTCGGGGGCACGATTGGCGTTGACCGCCGCGCTGGAGCTTCGGCACCGCGACGCCCGGTACGCGCTGGCCACCATGTGCATCGGCGTCGGGCAGGGCATCGCGACCCTGCTCGCCCGTCCTTAG